The sequence below is a genomic window from Sphingomonas jaspsi DSM 18422.
GACGTCGGCGAAGATCGCCGTAACGAGGACCAGTATCGCTATGGCCTGCACGGCACGCCCACCACGCGCGAGCTGGCCGCACGGATCGCCGAGATGGAGGGCGCGGCCAAGGTCCAGATCGTGCCGAGCGGCCTTGCCGCCATCACGCTGGTTTATTGGACCTTCTGCAAACAGGGCGACCATGTCCTGGTGCCGACCACGGCCTATGGTCCCAATGGCTGGATCGGGCGCTTCCTGAAGCGGTTCGGAGTCGAAGCCGAAACCTACGATCCACTGATCGGTGGCGGGATCGCCGACCTTATCCGCGACAACACCTCGCTGATCTGGTGCGAAAGCCCGGGCTCGATCACGATGGAAATCCAGGACGTGCCGGCGATCGCAGCGGCAGCGCATGCTCGCGGCGCGCTGGTCGCACTCGACAATACCTATTCCGCCGGCGTGCTGTTCGACGCGTTCGGCCATGGCGCGGACATCGCGGTGCAGGCCCTGACCAAATATCCCGCAGGCCACGCCGACCTGCTGCTCGGATCGGCATCCGCGCGCGACCCCGTGCTCGCCGACAGGCTGGCCTCCACACGGTTCCATATGGGCATCGGGGTTTCGCCTGCGGATTGTTCGCTGGCGCTACGCGGCCTGATGACGTTCGATCTTCGGCTGCGGCATGTCGAACAGGCTGCGCTGGACATTGCGAATTGGCTGAAGGCGCGGCCGGAAGTCGCCAAGGTGCTGCACCCCGCCCTGCCCGACTGCGCCGGCCACGACATCTGGAAGCGCGACTTTACCGGATCGTCGGGCGTGTTTTCATTCGTCGTCCAGGACTGGGACTGGCCGACCATCGAACGGTTCATCGACAGCCTGGAACTGTTCAAGATCGGCTACAGCTGGGCTGGACCGGTGAGCATTGCACTCGCCTATCCTGACCTCCGCCGACCGTCACCCG
It includes:
- a CDS encoding cystathionine beta-lyase, which produces MTGERDGRGRPTRLIHPLRRASHEFQSLATPTYRASTVLFDKLADVGEDRRNEDQYRYGLHGTPTTRELAARIAEMEGAAKVQIVPSGLAAITLVYWTFCKQGDHVLVPTTAYGPNGWIGRFLKRFGVEAETYDPLIGGGIADLIRDNTSLIWCESPGSITMEIQDVPAIAAAAHARGALVALDNTYSAGVLFDAFGHGADIAVQALTKYPAGHADLLLGSASARDPVLADRLASTRFHMGIGVSPADCSLALRGLMTFDLRLRHVEQAALDIANWLKARPEVAKVLHPALPDCAGHDIWKRDFTGSSGVFSFVVQDWDWPTIERFIDSLELFKIGYSWAGPVSIALAYPDLRRPSPEEGPRLIRLNIGFEDVDDLKADLAQAFEKVA